One segment of Castanea sativa cultivar Marrone di Chiusa Pesio chromosome 3, ASM4071231v1 DNA contains the following:
- the LOC142628818 gene encoding uncharacterized protein LOC142628818 has protein sequence MFTPKAEEGMDFKDLKAFNLALLAKQGWQLSQNSGSLAHRVLKARYFPKSNFLEAQLGKKPSYTWRSLMAAREVLWRGLRWSIGNGRRTRIWADRRIPIPNSFKVASSWPQYFEGELVETLLDRESGGWDTGVVKSIFLPHEAKAILSIPISLSFLEDEVIWAWTKKDAVWKETKLLLPRLNHPHREFIDVIWKIWEDRKEIELERLACTAWCIWKNRNAAKFEGKCKQAEVIASEANVLVEEFKEQNVAPRQSTQPRTKVWTPPREGWFKVNVDGAVFKKLGSYGIGIVIRGEKGQIRGAMSKKMKIPLGALEVEAKAFEERVLLVVNLGFHKRRCKSGDRCFGR, from the exons ATGTTTACACCAAAAGCAGAAGAGGGGATGGATTTCAAGGATCTCAAAGCCTTTAATTTAGCGCTGCTTGCAAAACAGGGGTGGCAGCTCTCCCAAAATTCTGGTTCCCTTGCCCATAGAGTGCTGAAAGCAAGGTATTTCCCGAAGTCCAACTTTTTGGAGGCTCAATTAGGTAAGAAACCGTCGTATACATGGAGGAGCTTGATGGCTGCAAGAGAAGTTCTTTGGCGTGGCTTGAGATGGAGCATAGGGAATGGTCGAAGAACTAGGATATGGGCAGACAGGCGGATCCCAATCCCAAATTCTTTCAAGGTAGCAAGTTCTTGGCCTCAATATTTTGAAGGAGAACTAGTGGAGACCCTTCTTGACCGAGAATCTGGTGGATGGGACACTGGTGTGGTAAAGAGTATCTTCCTACCTCACGAAGCAAAGGCTATATTGAGCATCCCAATCAGCCTAAGTTTCCTGGAGGACGAAGTGATTTGGGCGTGGACAAAAAAAG ATGCTGTTTGGAAGGAAACAAAGTTGCTATTGCCCAGATTGAATCATCCTCATCGCGAATTCATTGACGTGATATGGAAAATTTGGGAGGATCGGAAGGAAATAGAGTTGGAGCGCCTAGCGTGCACAGCATGGTGCATTTGGAAGAATAGAAATGCAgcaaaatttgaaggaaaatgcAAACAAGCAGAGGTAATAGCCTCTGAAGCCAATGTTCTTGTAGAGGAATTTAAGGAGCAAAATGTTGCCCCAAGACAAAGTACCCAACCGAGAACAAAAGTTTGGACCCCTCCACGTGAAGGATGGTTTAAAGTAAATGTGGACGGGGCGGTGTTTAAAAAGTTGGGCAGCTATGGAATAGGGATTGTAATCAGAGGTGAAAAGGGTCAAATCAGGGGAGCGATGAGTAAGAAGATGAAAATACCATTGGGAGCTTTGGAAGTGGAAGCGAAGGCCTTTGAAGAAAGAGTTTTGCTAGTTGTCAACCTCGGTTTTCATAAAAGGCGATGCAAAAGTGGTGACAGATGCTTTGGCAGGTAG